GTCATTTTTTTCTAGAGAATCCTAGGTGCATCAGAACATGATTCTATTATTGTTTATATACTTGGAAACAAAGAATTAAGAATGTGACGTACAGAAAATAGAGCAAGTCCATGTTCAAATTGAGCTTTGCTATGACCACGATCAGCTGCCCTTCTCATCCATTTCCTTGCTTGTCGACGACTTTGTGACAAACCTACCCCAGATGAATAACAAAGCGAAGCATTGTACATTGCACGAACATATCCACCTTCAGCAGCTTTTAGATACCATTTTGCCTGATAATCAATAAGCAACAGAGCAAATCTTAATCACCCAAAAATTTGGGTCTAAAACCCTCATCATCTGGTAACCACATTGGGCCTCAAGGTCAGACCAGAACAGGAAAAGTTCTCCTGACACCTATTTTCTCCATTCATAATACTCGAAATGGAGATGCTTATAAGGGCACCGAGCTCCTTACTACTTGGCCAGTAATCACCTAAATCTTCTTAAACAGAAAGGTTCActtaatgaataaaattaaaatgggtATGCAAAGAAGTTCATACTGCTTCGTAAAGATTTCGATGAACTCCAAGACCTTGATGCAAGCAAAGCGCCAACTGGTACTGAGCTCGTGTATAGCCCCCTATTGAAGCTTGATGCAACCATTTTACAGCTTCCTTGTGATTTTGAGGTTGAGCTGAAAAGGTTAATTTTTCTAAGATCATATGAAACTGAATAAGGAGCTAAGATTTGCGGGAAAATGTTCAGTAATTTTGGCGAAAAATACCGTGCAAGTATGAAATTCCGAGATTACACTGGCCGGCAGGGTCGCCAAGGGCGGCGGCTTTCTGGTAAAGAGCAATTGCTTCTTCTTTTAGACCCCTTTCCCAGTAGATAAGCCCCGCATCGACCATAGCAAGCGTAGATCCACGCGCAGCGCCTTTCAAGAAAGAGTCAAGAGCTTTATCCAAATTACGCCGAACACCGCCACGGCCGTGCTTGAATCGCTTCCCGTAACGCAGCATCATCATCGCTTCCCTCAACGGACGGAGCGCGTCCCTCCATGACCGGCAAACCAGCGAAGCCGCTAGAAGGTTCGGGAAATTAAACGACGCCGCGATTTTCGTCAAGATGTCGAAAGGGAGAGCCGAGAAATCAGGGCCGTCGGTCGGCGATAATGACGGTTTTGAACCGATTTTGGAACGCCTcaataatatgatattttcttCATTGTCGTTGGGTTTCGACAAGGGAAAAGCAGTGAAGCGGACGCCGTCGGATCGATCCGGCCATGTTTTTTGCTTCATGTCGCGGCCGTCGATTTGTAGGTGCCAATCTCACACTGAAAGCGTCATTTGccacatttatttatttgttggtTACTTAAATCATAAATGAAAAAATGGGTAGCTAATGCTTATGGAACAGCTCGAGACGTGGCACTTCTTAACCGACGTTTAGATATTTCGGTTACAACTCCTCATATATGGGCTTTCCATTTTCTTAACGCCCATGTCGTAGTTAAATTTTAAGAACATGCCAGTTTTAGAAAATGATTAgagttttgattttcttttagggtatcgtaaaaaaaaagtttatttctgaaattatttacgaaaatattccgctctaaaaaataataataagtattgACCAAAAACACTAAAACGCATTGACGTGGATGCGTTTTTAAGGGATAGTGTAGAAAAACGTACTGATAAAGACGCGTTTTTCCTCATGTCAAGCAAAAGTACGCTGACATGGACGCGTTTTAATAAAACGCACTTACAAGGATGCACTTTTCCTCGAGTTTTATCCCAATggtcaagaaaaaaattataaaatcccTACCTATTTTCTTCACAccaaatttcttttaaattataattcttCCAGATTTCTCTCTAAGTTTCTCAAAAAAGCTCTTAAAGctctctaaatttttaatttttttttctgaattagtattattttttataatttctaagaaaTTTGATTGTGTTAGCATTGCCCGACAATTAATTTGTCTCGATGATAAACAGATCTCTGTCGgccaaatgaaaatggtaagggttaatttcatttttctaatattatttaatatttttattttagtttttaatttaattaatatttttttctagttttttatAACAGTTGGTAGATTGAGTGTTACAATGTTTTATTCGTAATATACCTAGTCTTCCATAATCGTTGATTGAAAATTGTTTGAGGGAAGTAGATTTTTGGCATGTGGCCAATATTGGCTAGGgttgcaagttggacccgaaactcatcagCGCATTTgtggagaggtggagacccgagatgcATACATTCTATTTTCCACGTGGAAAGTGTACCATCACTTTGGAGGACGTGCAATTACAGTTGGGGTTACCAGTGGATAGGTCCGTACTCATCTGGTCTGCTCAATCTGCTGAGGAGCCGTATGTTACGATTTTTTAGGTGCGATTTCAGATATTATTTACGGAGGTCGAATCGatatgggctggttacgagagaCACTCTTAGTGCTGGGAGATGATTCCATTGAAGTACAGAGAGTACGATACGCTCGGGTGTACTCCTTCAGATccttggaggttatctgatgccagaCAAGCcacgaaacctcgtacatctaaggtggctgctgAAAGTCATCAATTTTAGAGCAACTGGTGAACTTAGTTAGGGGTCTGCCGTATTTTCGacattgtaccgggagatgtgtCAGGCGATGcaactaaataaaatcaaaatcggaggttgcctttCACTACTACAATCTTAGGCTCGATTTCGCTTtctatttttacgtcctcgagtgaaccacccgtATACATTCCCACTCTTAACAAGGTAAAATCtatattagattttaaaattattaaatagatttaaaataaaattttatgctaaaattttatttaaataggtgGAATAATTTGCCGAGTTACGAGGGAATACCTaccgctcttgaagatatacgacttctattagaccaatGGTCAGAAGCGTATATtagtatttatttcattttgaactatatatacataacatagtcaATTtcttatttagtatttagtattatgcatataactaatatttttatcacgttcATTTAGTTTCAATGGACACTATACGAGGATTTAgtaattcgggcagtaattccagATGAATTCCTATAGAATTCAAACATTTGGCATGTTAgggtcccattggtcaactacGCTACCGTCGAGATGCACCAGACGAATAGAGTGTTGCGACAATTTGGATTTCGACAACCGATTCCCGTAAAACCTAAGGTGCTTGATGATGAGCACAAAATCGACTTACGGTGACTGAATACACATTGACCGGTGTTCCACTCGAAATATATTGAAATGTGGAAAAATCGGTATGATAATATACCTACTCACAAATCGATTATCATTCCGGAGTTAGCTTGCAATCCAaattacatgccatggtttaggatccatggcaaacCATATTTGCTCTCGAAAAAGGAGAGGCGTTGACAAACTCGTGTTAAAAGGGAATAACAAAGCATTTTAAATCCAAGGACAGGGGATGGCGAGGCGGGCCCATCAACAACGCCCACACAATCACCAGCCCCAACGGGGAAAGCGGTGATGCCCATACCACTGCTCCTTCAGATTATACAATGTGCGTATCTTAACCTTTATgcgtatcctaacccttatatatatatccttttttGACTCCTATGCAGGGTTGGAATTTATGGCCCAGTGTATCTCATTTCCCAATAACTTTGAGTCAACTGACGATAAATAGGCAATTGTCGCAGGAGGGACTATACGAGGCACCGTTAGGGAGCTCAACTCATTTGAATCCCTATCGCCTTATGGGATTCAAGCCGGTTATGCTCATTCATagtgggtgatgcaaacaccttcaCAATCTTTGTTATATCAAGGTGGGTCATCTTCCCAACATTCACAACTAGAAGCTGATCTCGAACAACTATAACCCTAGTCGAAAGCTGAACCAAGAAGGAATCCAGCGTGTAACCGTCGACCACCCCATGTGGCACTGATTCCAACTGGCACATGCtttgatttattttcatattgtttcatttaataaattatatgttcttttgaatatttttgtataaattatttttatattgtttcatttaataaattaaaagttatttcgaTGTGGACATGTTGGCATTATATGACCCGGGTTCCTACACCACCCGCATAACTTTTGTTGATTCGTTCTTTCTTGGATATCTATATTATCAGGAATTCTAGTCGAGCATAGTCAACCTTTTGGTTTgtgacgcaattctctatccggtaataACTTAAATGAAGCAAGCGATACAAACGGCCACTTACATTTATCTGAGACTAGTGAGAATACGTGTCTCTATACGCTGTACAGgtattctaatttgtacactttgtCAACATAGCTTATGGGATCCAAACTGAGATTCTGgcaagctgcaattacatgagcgcatggataacaaaGTGCGTCAAACCTCCTACAGTTGTAAGTTTTATTTCTGAGGTGTACATGATATTGTCCCCCGGGAATACCTTAGTTCGGTCTGTCGAACTCTGTCACATGAAACCATAGGTTGTGACGATCGTGACACACTACATGTATGGAGTTGGCCTGCGTCTTGGCTGTATTAATTTATTGCATTACCTTTCAGTACCATACATGGCCTCTCTGCATTTTGTCTTTATAACTCGCTGCTCGCTTTGGGAATAGTGCCTCCAAACGGAAGTATGTCTCCCGTACAATTGAGATTATTGACAAATGATGCATTCCTTTTAAAACAGAATTGATGtattcagccaggtttgaggttATTTGACCATATCGTAGGCGGCTATCATATGATTGTGTCCAGTGATCGAAAAgtatgttacagaggtagttTGCGCCTTGATCATTAATTGACTGCAAAAtcgccaacatctcatgaaaacagTCCTTATTAATCTCGTACCCTATCAATATAAGTGGATAATGATaattacataccactcttccaTTCAGAACAAATTGAATATTATAAACCAAATAATGTTGGTGGTAATTAAATACCTATGTTGGTCATTTGTCATCGTTCAGCGGTAGACCGATATTACCTGTAGTAGTTGGAAGCAACTTGCCTTAGACAATACTGATGGTGTATGTGATCCCAGAGGCTTCCTTGTCGTTCAATTGCGACTAGTATTCTAGTGCCCTGATTCGATATAACGCAAATATCAGGTTAAGGgcagacatgcctccttaacctagaaagaaagaaatcccaaTTGTCACCtaactcccccggtgttattgcaaacgcaattggaaggatCCTCCCATCACCATTTTGTGCCACAGCTAGCAATagtcgatgggtatatctaccatacataaatgtaccatcaatttgtaccaatggcttgcaataCTGAAATGCGTCCCAATAATACTGAAAGCTCCAAAAAGACGCTTGAATGCTTGACACCCACGGAGTAAGTAGCCATTGTACTACGTAGGAACTATTTCAAAGTCTGCTACGTAACTTGGGATGTGCCTCTCCAGCTTGTGACACAACTGCCACACCTCATTGTATGAAGCGTCTTATCCATTGTGCATATTCTCCAatgccttctgcttagctatctaGGCCTTACGGTAAGAAGGCATGTACTTgaattggctacgaatattgacAATTAAGACTGACATAGCAGTCCTAGGATCTACTTTCAACATGAGTACTATTAAGTCCACTATCATATCTGAATCCAGCTTGGGATGATCTTATGAAACACTTGTCAACCCATgagtacgttaaataatgcaacattaaataATAGTAGTAGTATTCAAAAATCCTAAACACCTAGTGACACTGCACTAGAGGCAACATACGTATACAGACAGGTGAACTTTTTTTATATCCCACAACCCTATCTTTTTCTTAATCGAaaccatgattttccatgaac
The sequence above is drawn from the Gossypium hirsutum isolate 1008001.06 chromosome A05, Gossypium_hirsutum_v2.1, whole genome shotgun sequence genome and encodes:
- the LOC107959921 gene encoding F-box protein At1g70590; translated protein: MKQKTWPDRSDGVRFTAFPLSKPNDNEENIILLRRSKIGSKPSLSPTDGPDFSALPFDILTKIAASFNFPNLLAASLVCRSWRDALRPLREAMMMLRYGKRFKHGRGGVRRNLDKALDSFLKGAARGSTLAMVDAGLIYWERGLKEEAIALYQKAAALGDPAGQCNLGISYLHAQPQNHKEAVKWLHQASIGGYTRAQYQLALCLHQGLGVHRNLYEAAKWYLKAAEGGYVRAMYNASLCYSSGVGLSQSRRQARKWMRRAADRGHSKAQFEHGLALFSEGEMMKAVVYLELATRSGETAATHVKNVILQQLSATSRERALLLADNWRAVPSSR